The proteins below are encoded in one region of Aquisphaera giovannonii:
- the topA gene encoding type I DNA topoisomerase gives MARKSPGASPGDDGGTPKSASPKRASKAAATKAAAPKATKAKAARGKAAAPEDAAPASGGGRALVIVESPKKAKSINKFLGSKYIVKASMGHVRDLPKRKLGLDVADGYAPSYEVVPAKKETVTDLKREAARAGVVYLATDPDREGEAIAWHLQQALELPDDRVRRVTFHEITERAVRDAFTHVGPINVDMVNAQQARRFLDRFVGYQLSPLLWSKVARNLSAGRVQSVAVRLIADREKEIRAFVSEEYWKITATVSPAGATAEADRFEAGLVEYEGAKFAANNEADAHKVRDVLASERFLVSRVDEADKQDRADPPFKTSTLQQQAAIRLRYSGKKTMKIAQELYEGIDVDGSGPVGLITYMRTDSLSVSQEAMEAVRGLIHDDFGDKYLPAKPIRYAAGKNAQEAHEAIRPTDLKLAPDKIKGKLSHDQFRLYQLIYWRFVASQMAPAVFTVTDVAIAAGPGLFKTQGKVLKFDGHKRVWPPGGKLEDALLPPLKAGQELDLHELAPTQHFTQPPPRYSEATLIKALEKENIGRPSTYAPIIQTIQDRMYVEQKERRFFATDLGMVVTDLLVKHFPKILDLKFTAHMEDELDDIATAKEDMVKVLDEFYYPFQDALKTAQTQMERVSIPTDEVCHVCGAPMVLKFGRTGQFLGCSKYPECKATRPLGGQPRAEAVESGHACPKCHKPLLIRENKRGEKFLSCSGYPECKESFNIDENGNPVPSRQETEYKCEKCGKPMALRQGRRGPFLGCTGYPKCRNVQDVDAEGKPVQVVDLGINCEKCGKPMKVRQGRRGPFLGCTGYPKCRGTAPIPEDKMEQVAAMAPAPAAAAGPDLKTIEVDETCDDCGGAMTVRRGRRGYFLGCKGYPKCKGTKEPSEATLEKITSVMGA, from the coding sequence GTGGCTAGAAAGTCCCCAGGAGCCTCGCCGGGCGACGACGGCGGCACCCCCAAGTCCGCCTCCCCGAAGCGTGCGAGCAAGGCGGCGGCGACGAAGGCCGCGGCCCCGAAGGCGACGAAGGCGAAGGCGGCCCGCGGCAAGGCGGCCGCCCCCGAGGACGCCGCGCCGGCGTCGGGCGGCGGCCGGGCGCTGGTGATCGTGGAGAGCCCCAAGAAGGCCAAGTCGATCAACAAGTTCCTCGGATCGAAGTATATCGTCAAGGCGAGCATGGGGCACGTCCGCGACCTCCCCAAGCGGAAGCTCGGCCTGGACGTGGCCGACGGCTACGCGCCGTCCTACGAGGTGGTGCCCGCCAAGAAGGAGACCGTCACCGACCTGAAGCGCGAGGCGGCCCGGGCCGGCGTGGTCTACCTCGCGACCGACCCCGACCGCGAGGGCGAGGCCATCGCCTGGCACCTCCAGCAGGCGCTCGAGCTCCCCGACGACCGGGTCCGCCGCGTGACCTTCCACGAGATCACCGAGCGCGCCGTCCGCGACGCCTTCACCCACGTCGGGCCGATCAACGTCGACATGGTGAACGCCCAGCAGGCCCGCCGGTTCCTGGACCGGTTCGTCGGCTACCAGCTCAGCCCGCTGCTCTGGAGCAAGGTGGCCCGCAACCTGAGCGCCGGCCGCGTCCAGTCCGTGGCCGTCCGCCTGATCGCCGACCGCGAGAAGGAGATCCGGGCCTTCGTCAGCGAGGAGTACTGGAAGATCACCGCCACGGTCAGCCCCGCCGGGGCGACGGCCGAGGCCGACCGCTTCGAGGCCGGGCTCGTCGAGTACGAGGGGGCCAAGTTCGCGGCCAACAACGAGGCCGACGCCCACAAGGTCCGCGACGTCCTCGCCTCCGAGCGGTTCCTCGTGTCCAGGGTGGACGAGGCCGACAAGCAGGACCGCGCCGACCCGCCGTTCAAGACCAGCACCCTCCAGCAGCAGGCGGCCATCCGCCTCCGCTACTCCGGCAAGAAGACGATGAAGATCGCCCAGGAGCTGTACGAGGGCATCGACGTCGACGGCTCCGGCCCGGTCGGCCTGATCACCTACATGCGTACCGACAGCCTGAGCGTCTCCCAGGAGGCCATGGAGGCGGTCCGCGGCCTGATCCACGACGACTTCGGCGACAAGTACCTGCCCGCCAAGCCGATCCGCTACGCCGCCGGCAAGAACGCCCAGGAGGCCCACGAGGCCATCCGGCCGACCGACCTGAAGCTGGCGCCCGACAAGATCAAGGGTAAGCTCTCCCACGACCAGTTCCGCCTCTATCAGCTCATCTACTGGCGGTTCGTCGCCAGCCAGATGGCCCCGGCCGTCTTCACGGTGACCGACGTCGCCATCGCGGCCGGCCCCGGCCTGTTCAAGACCCAGGGCAAGGTGCTCAAGTTCGACGGCCACAAGCGGGTCTGGCCCCCCGGCGGCAAGCTGGAGGATGCGCTGCTGCCCCCGCTGAAGGCGGGCCAGGAGCTGGACCTCCACGAGCTGGCCCCCACCCAGCACTTCACCCAGCCGCCTCCGCGGTACAGCGAGGCGACGCTCATCAAGGCGCTGGAGAAGGAGAACATCGGCCGCCCGAGCACCTACGCCCCGATCATCCAGACGATCCAGGACCGGATGTACGTGGAGCAGAAGGAGCGGCGGTTCTTCGCGACCGACCTGGGGATGGTGGTGACCGACCTCCTGGTCAAGCACTTCCCCAAGATCCTGGACCTGAAGTTCACGGCCCACATGGAGGACGAGCTCGACGACATCGCCACGGCCAAGGAGGACATGGTCAAGGTCCTCGACGAGTTCTACTACCCGTTCCAGGACGCGCTGAAGACCGCCCAGACCCAGATGGAGCGGGTGTCGATCCCGACCGACGAGGTCTGCCACGTCTGCGGCGCGCCGATGGTGCTGAAGTTCGGCCGCACCGGCCAGTTCCTGGGCTGCTCCAAGTACCCCGAGTGCAAGGCCACGCGGCCGCTCGGCGGGCAGCCGCGGGCCGAGGCCGTCGAGAGCGGTCACGCCTGCCCGAAGTGCCACAAGCCGCTGCTCATCCGCGAGAACAAGCGGGGCGAGAAGTTCCTCTCCTGCTCCGGCTACCCGGAGTGCAAGGAGTCGTTCAACATCGACGAGAACGGCAACCCCGTCCCGTCGCGGCAGGAGACCGAGTACAAGTGCGAGAAGTGCGGCAAGCCGATGGCCCTGCGACAGGGCCGCCGCGGGCCGTTCCTCGGCTGCACCGGGTATCCCAAGTGCCGCAACGTCCAGGACGTGGACGCCGAGGGCAAGCCCGTGCAGGTGGTGGACCTGGGCATCAACTGCGAGAAGTGCGGCAAGCCGATGAAGGTCCGGCAGGGCCGCCGCGGGCCGTTCCTCGGCTGCACCGGCTACCCCAAGTGCCGCGGCACGGCGCCGATCCCGGAGGACAAGATGGAGCAGGTCGCCGCCATGGCCCCCGCGCCGGCCGCGGCCGCCGGGCCCGACCTGAAGACGATCGAGGTGGACGAGACCTGCGACGACTGCGGCGGCGCCATGACCGTCCGCCGGGGCCGCCGCGGCTACTTCCTCGGCTGCAAGGGCTACCCCAAGTGCAAGGGCACGAAGGAGCCCTCGGAGGCGACGCTCGAGAAGATCACGAGCGTGATGGGGGCCTGA
- a CDS encoding DUF4912 domain-containing protein: protein MRVALVGWDMDAQVAGELARLGAEVVGFTRWFPDMPVHEVRDGWTLVRCPHRIGGMDRDEAGAFAIAVVREASTSGTGFASDVVHALDRRSRAAAAELASRIPGAALLASLGIAEEGLEDESGFGRRMQPRGWICDHPWVADRLRDRVPPGVAVRLALRGEVDGEAEAGRPATEEGAAGGAGPRIFVSISRRPGVSPRLAALAFDELRRSMPGLSVAVFGVGPRAELVRRALDRIGVLAGESSGSATGSAAAWGRALHAADVVGVDARRPSEDGAARLAWLAGRPVVRLSGLDRQALVRALHRAIREPGRFAEDVEAGRALALRDLEPSAVAARWLGAYLDAVAGGPAAPRVPGRAVGRGPRLAFPELRSRLALTPISPREVLASWSLRREDWEVALEWAGPEAVRSRPALRLFDVTDLSFDGRNAHSSWDVELGYGEGHRAIPVPRDGRSLAACLGLKTRSGHFHPLVHSRLCHLPREGLAPALPTRRMKVVPRRDPP from the coding sequence ATGAGAGTAGCCCTGGTCGGATGGGACATGGACGCCCAGGTCGCCGGGGAGCTGGCGAGGCTGGGCGCCGAGGTCGTCGGGTTCACGCGATGGTTCCCGGACATGCCGGTCCACGAGGTCCGGGACGGCTGGACCCTGGTCCGTTGCCCGCACCGGATCGGCGGGATGGATCGGGATGAGGCGGGGGCCTTCGCCATCGCGGTGGTCCGGGAGGCGAGCACATCGGGGACGGGATTCGCCTCCGACGTGGTGCACGCGCTGGATCGTCGATCGAGGGCCGCGGCGGCGGAGCTGGCCAGCCGGATCCCCGGGGCCGCCCTCCTGGCGTCCCTGGGCATCGCCGAGGAGGGCCTCGAGGACGAGTCCGGATTCGGCCGCCGCATGCAGCCGCGAGGCTGGATCTGCGACCATCCCTGGGTGGCGGACCGCCTCCGCGACCGCGTGCCCCCGGGCGTGGCGGTCCGGCTGGCCCTCCGCGGCGAGGTCGACGGGGAAGCCGAGGCCGGGCGACCTGCGACGGAGGAGGGGGCCGCGGGCGGTGCCGGGCCCAGGATCTTCGTCTCGATTTCGAGGCGGCCGGGGGTGTCTCCTCGCCTCGCGGCCCTGGCGTTCGACGAGCTGCGGCGGTCGATGCCCGGGCTGTCCGTCGCCGTCTTCGGCGTCGGCCCGCGGGCGGAGCTCGTGCGGCGAGCCCTCGACCGGATCGGCGTGCTCGCGGGGGAGTCGTCCGGATCCGCGACCGGGTCCGCGGCGGCGTGGGGCCGCGCCCTCCACGCGGCGGACGTGGTCGGCGTCGATGCGCGGAGGCCGTCGGAGGACGGGGCGGCGCGGCTCGCCTGGCTGGCGGGCCGTCCGGTGGTCCGGCTCTCCGGGCTGGACCGGCAGGCGTTGGTGCGGGCCCTCCACCGGGCGATCCGGGAGCCCGGGCGATTCGCCGAGGACGTGGAGGCCGGCCGGGCCCTCGCCCTCCGCGACCTGGAGCCCTCGGCCGTGGCGGCCCGGTGGCTGGGGGCCTATCTCGACGCCGTCGCCGGCGGCCCCGCCGCGCCGCGGGTACCGGGGCGGGCCGTCGGGCGAGGGCCGCGCCTCGCGTTCCCCGAGCTGCGGTCTCGCCTTGCCCTGACGCCGATCTCGCCGCGCGAGGTCCTCGCGTCGTGGTCGCTCCGCAGGGAGGACTGGGAGGTGGCCCTGGAGTGGGCGGGGCCGGAGGCCGTCCGATCGCGCCCGGCCCTCCGCCTCTTCGACGTGACCGACCTGTCGTTCGACGGGCGCAACGCCCACTCCTCGTGGGACGTCGAGCTCGGCTATGGCGAGGGCCATCGCGCCATCCCGGTCCCCAGGGACGGGCGTTCGCTGGCGGCCTGCCTGGGGCTGAAGACCCGGTCCGGCCATTTCCATCCGCTCGTCCATTCCAGGCTCTGCCACCTGCCGAGGGAGGGGCTCGCGCCCGCCCTGCCGACCCGCCGGATGAAGGTGGTGCCCCGGCGAGACCCGCCCTGA
- a CDS encoding 1,4-alpha-glucan branching protein domain-containing protein: MLSLALILELHHPLPGPDDVPGLDWASAAIDGYWPLLRAVSDFAGRPAGAAITIAVSPSWTALAADAGARNAVEIEWRRRDQEAPGWGSRGPVRDLIDRWDGDAVALLRELGESGAVELIATTSTFAWLPSLAGEPAAARAQVCLAAADHARRFGSKPAGIWLPFLGYAPGLESYVGEAGARYFGVAGDALVRGTVLPPASLSAPLITPPGVAAFGVNPAPAESALDAASGYRRDPRYADAAAAGRAAEEQAEHFVSTWTSLAMRDRGASAASDGPVSVAALPAHDLGRDWPAAAWLGEVLSRLSSSPDARAVCLGRHLDLHPTGVVGRPGPSAGGMMAARPGDSDLYDRCRVAAEMLSHAVEHRGDLGPTGRRAVAHMARALLRAQQVDWSLPPGLGVSPEVGLRRAFEQLDRFHALAGMLMTGRPDRDLLDRLDRGPAFLPSIDLDHLAGARL; the protein is encoded by the coding sequence ATGCTCAGCCTGGCATTGATCCTCGAGCTCCACCATCCGCTGCCGGGACCGGACGACGTGCCCGGGCTCGACTGGGCATCGGCCGCGATCGACGGCTACTGGCCGCTGCTGCGGGCCGTCTCGGACTTCGCGGGGCGCCCGGCCGGCGCCGCGATCACGATCGCGGTCAGCCCGAGCTGGACGGCCCTGGCGGCCGATGCCGGGGCTCGCAATGCGGTCGAGATCGAATGGAGGCGACGCGACCAGGAGGCGCCTGGGTGGGGCTCGCGGGGGCCGGTGCGGGACCTCATCGATCGGTGGGACGGGGACGCCGTCGCGCTGCTCCGCGAGCTCGGCGAGTCGGGCGCGGTCGAGCTCATCGCGACGACCTCGACCTTCGCCTGGCTGCCGAGCCTGGCCGGGGAGCCCGCGGCGGCCAGGGCCCAGGTGTGCCTCGCCGCGGCGGACCACGCGCGGCGGTTCGGCAGCAAGCCGGCGGGGATCTGGCTGCCGTTCCTCGGCTATGCGCCGGGCCTGGAATCGTACGTCGGCGAGGCCGGCGCCCGCTACTTCGGGGTCGCCGGCGACGCCCTGGTCCGGGGCACCGTCCTGCCGCCCGCGTCGCTGTCGGCGCCGCTGATCACGCCCCCGGGCGTGGCGGCCTTCGGCGTGAATCCGGCCCCCGCGGAGTCGGCCCTGGACGCGGCCTCCGGCTATCGCAGAGACCCCCGATACGCGGACGCCGCCGCGGCCGGCCGGGCCGCGGAGGAGCAGGCGGAGCACTTCGTCTCCACCTGGACCTCGCTGGCGATGCGAGACCGGGGGGCGTCCGCGGCGTCGGACGGGCCCGTCTCGGTCGCGGCCCTGCCCGCGCACGACCTCGGGCGCGACTGGCCGGCCGCGGCCTGGCTCGGGGAGGTCCTCTCGCGGCTTTCGAGCTCGCCCGACGCCCGCGCCGTCTGCCTGGGGCGTCATCTCGACCTCCATCCGACCGGGGTGGTCGGCCGTCCCGGCCCCAGCGCGGGGGGGATGATGGCGGCCCGCCCCGGGGATTCCGACCTGTACGACCGGTGCCGGGTCGCCGCCGAGATGCTCTCCCACGCGGTGGAGCATCGCGGGGACCTCGGCCCGACGGGCCGCCGGGCCGTCGCCCACATGGCCCGGGCCCTGCTCAGGGCCCAGCAGGTGGACTGGTCGCTCCCCCCCGGGCTGGGCGTCTCGCCCGAGGTCGGCCTGCGCCGGGCCTTCGAGCAGCTCGATCGGTTCCACGCGCTCGCCGGCATGCTCATGACCGGCCGCCCGGACCGGGACCTGCTGGACCGGCTCGACCGCGGGCCGGCCTTCCTGCCTTCCATCGACCTGGATCACCTCGCCGGGGCGAGGCTGTAG
- a CDS encoding DUF952 domain-containing protein, which produces MAEILRITPREMWEQAVAAGEFRSDDLAAEGFIHCATLEQLPFVRGKFYRGRTGLVVLRIDAEKLSSPLVWENPHPVMKLFPHVYGPINLDAVLEVVPLEELASGDGDG; this is translated from the coding sequence ATGGCCGAAATTCTGAGGATCACGCCGCGAGAGATGTGGGAGCAGGCCGTTGCCGCCGGCGAGTTCCGCAGCGACGACCTGGCCGCGGAAGGCTTCATCCACTGCGCGACGCTCGAGCAGTTGCCGTTCGTCCGCGGCAAGTTCTACCGGGGGCGAACCGGGTTGGTGGTCCTCCGCATCGACGCGGAGAAACTGTCCTCGCCCCTCGTCTGGGAGAACCCGCACCCCGTGATGAAGCTCTTCCCCCACGTCTACGGCCCGATCAACCTGGATGCCGTGCTCGAAGTGGTGCCCCTCGAAGAACTCGCGTCGGGGGATGGCGACGGGTGA
- a CDS encoding sugar phosphate isomerase/epimerase family protein, producing the protein MARLDRRAFLGRGALAAVSASAAGILGPSGRASAIPPIGRTRPSHMKLSLAAYSYRDLLTAKPPRMDLFGYADLAADMGLDAIEPTSYYFPADAAAEYLRRLRRHAFLLGLDISGTAIGNNFCLPPGPRRDAELAHARLWIDRAAELNAPVIRIFSGSVPKGSTEDQAVDWAVAGIKESLAYAAGRGVMLALENHGGITATPAQLLRLVKAVDAPNFGVNLDTGNFHVEDPYAAIAELAPFAINVQVKTEVQRQGKGKEEADLARIVAILREARYSGYVALEYEADEDPLAAVPRHIKTLRQLIG; encoded by the coding sequence ATGGCAAGACTCGATCGTCGGGCCTTCCTCGGGCGGGGCGCCCTGGCGGCCGTCTCCGCATCCGCGGCGGGCATCCTGGGGCCCTCGGGCCGCGCGTCCGCCATCCCGCCGATCGGCCGGACGCGCCCCAGCCACATGAAGCTGAGCCTTGCCGCCTACTCCTACCGCGACCTCCTCACCGCGAAGCCGCCGAGGATGGACCTCTTCGGCTACGCCGACCTCGCCGCGGACATGGGCCTGGACGCCATCGAGCCGACCTCCTACTACTTCCCGGCGGATGCGGCGGCCGAATACCTGCGCCGGCTCCGACGGCACGCCTTCCTGCTGGGGCTGGACATCTCGGGCACGGCCATCGGCAACAACTTCTGCCTCCCGCCCGGCCCGAGGCGCGACGCGGAGCTGGCCCACGCCCGCCTCTGGATCGACCGGGCGGCCGAGCTGAACGCCCCCGTCATCCGCATCTTCTCCGGCAGCGTGCCGAAGGGATCGACCGAGGACCAGGCCGTCGACTGGGCCGTCGCCGGGATCAAGGAGTCGCTCGCCTACGCCGCCGGCAGGGGCGTCATGCTCGCGCTGGAGAACCACGGCGGGATCACGGCGACGCCCGCCCAGCTCCTCCGCCTGGTCAAGGCCGTCGACGCCCCGAACTTCGGCGTCAACCTGGACACCGGCAACTTCCACGTCGAGGACCCCTACGCCGCCATCGCCGAGCTCGCGCCCTTCGCGATCAACGTCCAGGTGAAGACCGAGGTCCAGCGCCAGGGCAAGGGCAAGGAGGAGGCCGACCTCGCCCGCATCGTCGCCATCCTCCGCGAGGCCCGCTACTCCGGCTACGTCGCCCTCGAATACGAGGCCGACGAGGACCCCCTCGCCGCCGTGCCTCGCCACATCAAGACCCTTCGCCAGCTCATCGGCTGA
- a CDS encoding SurA N-terminal domain-containing protein: MPFAVFRRHQKVLLVTFGILAMGAFVLSDSVPRLLSSNAATRDQKIVELHGKSVYQSQLNELARQRNRANLFVSGMIPYRGGMEFFGTLKQRDLVDALILQEEAERLGIPATPEMAREWLSQFALRSRTRMTNELFNALYARFSNDVSEEHLLSDIANQVRILKVRDLLGSPVVTPYDVFRTYREQNERVAAKLVEVPVDSFLGKVGEPSDADVRSLYDKYKDVLPDPASETPGFKVPREVQVEILSIDGDALARELRSKVGESDLRTYYENHKAEFPVPSEFPTNLFAGRPELTPPILQPFSSVREILAPTLAGDRAAQEIQDKFDRLKEDVMIPFVDKYLAAIDEQGEARKQGGTPASKSLPTPEDLKDVAAREGMTYEKTGMLTKEAAGQLGQVSTSEVGQKYQGGGHSFVDELFDPKAGLYEPIELVDYANRHYLVRKVKDEAPHVPALDQVRGEVVRAWKIAKARPLAEKAAEEIARKLGAAGGAIKDSKVEDYRVVTVPPITRSTSGLMPNSYFDPRPVESDIPGVPLVGPAFRNAYFSLRPGQVSVAPNEPKTVYYAMGLDRQEPAKFASLYAPNSDLFRYRQTAYMEAARSQDERWMNSLREKAGLKPDWVPPDEQKKDDSARG, from the coding sequence ATGCCGTTCGCCGTATTCCGCCGCCACCAGAAGGTGCTGCTCGTGACCTTTGGCATCCTGGCCATGGGGGCGTTCGTCCTCTCCGACAGCGTGCCGCGGCTGCTCAGCTCCAACGCCGCCACGCGCGACCAGAAGATCGTCGAGCTCCACGGCAAGTCGGTGTACCAGAGCCAGCTCAACGAGCTGGCCCGGCAGCGGAACCGGGCCAACCTGTTCGTCTCCGGCATGATCCCCTACCGGGGCGGCATGGAGTTCTTCGGCACGCTGAAGCAGCGAGACCTGGTGGACGCGCTGATCCTCCAGGAGGAGGCCGAGCGGCTGGGCATCCCGGCCACGCCGGAGATGGCCCGCGAGTGGCTCAGCCAGTTCGCCCTGCGGAGCCGCACCCGGATGACCAACGAGCTGTTCAACGCCCTCTACGCCCGGTTCAGCAACGACGTGAGCGAGGAGCACCTCCTCTCCGACATCGCCAACCAGGTCCGGATCCTGAAGGTCCGCGACCTCCTCGGCTCGCCGGTCGTCACGCCCTACGACGTCTTCCGCACCTACCGGGAGCAGAACGAGCGGGTCGCCGCCAAGCTCGTGGAGGTGCCCGTGGACTCCTTCCTGGGCAAGGTGGGCGAGCCCTCCGACGCCGACGTCCGCTCGCTGTACGACAAGTACAAGGACGTGCTGCCCGACCCGGCCAGCGAGACGCCCGGCTTCAAGGTCCCCCGCGAGGTCCAGGTCGAGATCCTCAGCATCGACGGCGACGCCCTGGCGCGGGAGCTCCGCTCCAAGGTCGGCGAGTCGGACCTCCGGACCTACTACGAGAACCACAAGGCGGAGTTCCCCGTCCCCTCGGAGTTCCCGACCAACCTCTTCGCCGGGCGGCCCGAGCTGACGCCGCCGATCCTCCAGCCGTTCTCCTCGGTGCGCGAGATCCTGGCCCCCACCCTGGCCGGCGACCGCGCCGCCCAGGAGATCCAGGACAAGTTCGACCGCCTCAAGGAGGACGTCATGATCCCGTTCGTCGACAAGTACCTGGCGGCGATCGACGAGCAGGGGGAGGCCAGGAAGCAGGGGGGGACGCCCGCCTCCAAATCGCTGCCCACGCCCGAGGACCTGAAGGACGTGGCCGCCCGCGAGGGCATGACCTACGAGAAGACCGGGATGCTCACGAAGGAGGCCGCCGGCCAGCTCGGGCAGGTCTCCACCTCCGAGGTCGGCCAGAAGTACCAGGGCGGCGGCCACTCCTTCGTCGACGAGCTCTTCGACCCCAAGGCCGGCCTGTACGAGCCGATCGAGCTGGTGGACTACGCCAACCGCCATTACCTCGTCCGCAAGGTCAAGGACGAGGCCCCGCACGTCCCGGCGCTCGACCAGGTCCGCGGCGAGGTCGTCCGGGCGTGGAAGATCGCCAAGGCCCGCCCCCTGGCGGAGAAGGCGGCCGAGGAGATCGCCAGGAAGCTGGGCGCGGCGGGCGGGGCCATCAAGGACTCGAAGGTGGAGGACTACCGGGTCGTGACGGTGCCGCCGATCACCCGGTCCACGTCCGGCCTCATGCCCAACTCGTACTTCGATCCCAGGCCCGTGGAGTCCGACATCCCGGGCGTCCCGCTCGTCGGCCCGGCGTTCCGGAACGCCTATTTCAGCCTGCGCCCCGGCCAGGTGTCCGTCGCCCCCAACGAGCCGAAGACCGTCTACTACGCGATGGGCCTGGACCGCCAGGAGCCGGCCAAGTTCGCCTCCCTCTACGCCCCCAACAGCGACCTCTTCCGCTACCGGCAGACCGCCTACATGGAAGCCGCCCGCAGCCAGGATGAGCGCTGGATGAACAGCCTCCGCGAGAAGGCCGGCCTGAAGCCCGATTGGGTCCCGCCCGACGAGCAGAAGAAGGACGACTCGGCCCGCGGCTGA
- the der gene encoding ribosome biogenesis GTPase Der, giving the protein MPLPKVVIVGRPNVGKSSLLNWLAGRRISIVDDVAGVTRDRIGALVQLAEEPEPRFFELVDTGGVGMVDRDDLSDDVDRQIDTAMSEADLILFVVDIREDLMPLDEEVAQRLRYLKTPVILVMNKADYPDLDQRGGEFYKLGRGKPIPISTRENRNRKELLKLIDKMLPDVHDALKPADAAMKIAVVGRPNTGKSTFINTLARAERMIVSERPGTTRDSVDVHFDLDGLPFLAIDTAGVKRKAKIKESLDFYSIHRAERSVRRADVVLMFLDPTQGITRLDKQLADYVAKEYKPCIFTINKWDLMLADRDDPSQANMARFANVVQHAFRNMSYMPLAFITAQTGKNVKAVLNLAQSLFKQANRRISTGTLNRVLREAVAAHAPAMRENRAPRIYYATQVGTAPPTIVLFVNSPRLFEGTYQRYLLNTFREKLPFRDIPIKLYLRARKQAEPGSPRPRADGDGAAVDPDDLDLDVMGDEGGHPGQGVRYLDHEVNELLSDLDG; this is encoded by the coding sequence ATGCCCCTCCCAAAGGTCGTCATCGTGGGCCGGCCGAACGTCGGCAAGTCGTCGCTCCTGAACTGGCTGGCCGGCCGGCGGATCTCCATCGTCGATGACGTAGCCGGCGTCACCCGCGACCGGATCGGCGCCCTCGTCCAGCTCGCCGAGGAGCCCGAGCCCCGGTTCTTCGAGCTGGTGGACACCGGCGGCGTCGGCATGGTGGACCGGGACGACCTCAGCGACGACGTCGATCGCCAGATCGACACCGCCATGTCCGAGGCCGACCTGATCCTCTTCGTCGTGGACATCCGGGAGGACCTCATGCCGCTCGACGAGGAGGTCGCCCAGCGGCTGCGGTACCTGAAGACGCCCGTGATCCTGGTCATGAACAAGGCCGACTACCCCGACCTGGACCAGCGCGGGGGCGAGTTCTACAAGCTCGGCCGCGGGAAGCCGATCCCGATCTCCACGCGGGAGAACCGCAACCGCAAGGAGCTGCTCAAGCTCATCGACAAGATGCTGCCGGACGTCCACGACGCCCTGAAGCCGGCCGACGCCGCGATGAAGATCGCCGTCGTCGGCCGGCCGAACACGGGGAAGTCCACGTTCATCAACACCCTGGCGCGGGCCGAGCGGATGATCGTCTCGGAGCGGCCCGGCACCACGCGGGACTCGGTGGACGTCCACTTCGACCTCGACGGCCTGCCGTTCCTCGCCATCGACACCGCGGGCGTGAAGCGCAAGGCCAAGATCAAGGAGAGCCTGGACTTCTACTCCATCCACCGCGCCGAGCGGTCGGTCCGCCGCGCCGACGTCGTGCTGATGTTCCTGGACCCCACGCAGGGCATCACCCGCCTGGACAAGCAGCTCGCGGACTACGTCGCCAAGGAATACAAGCCCTGCATCTTCACGATCAACAAGTGGGACCTCATGCTCGCCGACCGCGACGACCCGTCGCAGGCGAACATGGCCCGGTTCGCCAACGTCGTGCAGCACGCCTTCCGCAACATGAGCTACATGCCGCTCGCCTTCATCACGGCGCAGACGGGCAAGAACGTGAAGGCGGTGCTCAACCTCGCCCAGTCGCTGTTCAAGCAGGCCAACCGGCGGATCAGCACCGGCACGCTCAACCGCGTCCTCCGCGAGGCCGTCGCCGCCCACGCGCCGGCCATGCGCGAGAACCGCGCGCCGCGGATCTACTACGCCACCCAGGTGGGCACGGCGCCGCCGACCATCGTCCTCTTCGTCAACAGCCCGCGCCTCTTCGAGGGGACGTATCAGCGCTACCTGCTGAACACCTTCCGCGAGAAGCTCCCGTTCCGCGACATCCCGATCAAGCTCTACCTCCGGGCCCGCAAGCAGGCCGAGCCCGGCTCGCCGCGCCCGAGGGCCGACGGGGACGGCGCGGCCGTCGACCCGGATGACCTGGACCTGGACGTGATGGGCGACGAGGGTGGCCACCCCGGCCAGGGCGTGCGATACCTGGACCACGAGGTCAACGAGCTCCTTTCCGACCTGGACGGCTGA